In the genome of Streptomyces aquilus, the window ACTACTCGCTCTTCCTCAGAGAGGACGGCCTGCTGGTCGGCTATCTGGAGACCGAGGACTTCGCCGCCGCCCAGGCCGGCATGGAGGCCACCGAGGTCAACGCCCGCTGGCAGCGGGAGATGGCGCCGTTCTTCGAGTCGCTGGACGGCGCCCGCCCCGACGAGGCCATGAAACCGCTCACCGAAGTGTTCCACCTCGCCTGACTTCCCCCTCAGGATCATCTGGAGCCGCGCCATGAGAAGACGCACCCTGCTCACCGGTGCCATCGTGACCGCCATGTCCACCTCCGCACTCACCGGCGGCACCGCCCGCGCCGCCGTCCCCGG includes:
- a CDS encoding L-rhamnose mutarotase: MQRVCFLLKVRADRLDEYRERHAAVWPEMLDALSATGWHNYSLFLREDGLLVGYLETEDFAAAQAGMEATEVNARWQREMAPFFESLDGARPDEAMKPLTEVFHLA